The Oncorhynchus tshawytscha isolate Ot180627B unplaced genomic scaffold, Otsh_v2.0 Un_contig_322_pilon_pilon, whole genome shotgun sequence genome includes the window tgtttaggagtagtattaacatgagacacagtgatggtgggttgtgtttaggagtagtattaacatgagacacagtgatggtgggttgtgtttaggagtagtattaacatgagacacagtgatggtgggttgtgtttaggagtagtattaacatgagacacagtgatggtgggttgtgtttaggagtagtatgaacatgagacacagtgatggtgggttgtgtttaggagtagtatgaacatgagacagtgatggtgggttgtgtttaggagtagtattaacatgagacagtgatggtgggttgtgtttaggagtagtattaacatgagacacagtgatggtgggttgtgtttaggagtagtattaacatgagtcacagtgatggtgggttgtgtttaggagtagtattaacatgagacacagtgatagtgggttgtgtttaggagtaatattaacatgagacacagtgatggtgggttgtgtttaggagtagtattaacatgagacacagtgatggtgggttgtgtgtaggagtagtattcacatgagacacagtgatggtggttgtgtttaggagtagtattaacatgagacacagtgatggtgggttgtatttaggagtagtattaacatgagacacagtgatggtgggttgtgtttaggagtagtattaacatgagacacagtgatggtgggttgtgtttaggagtagtattaacatgagacacagtgatggtgggttgtgtttaggagtagtattaacatgagacacagtgatggtgggttgtgtttaggagtagtattaacatgagacacagtgatggtgggttgtgtaggagtagtattaacatgagacacagtgatggtgggttgtgtgtaggagtagtattaacatgagacacagtgatggtgggttgtgtttaggagtagtattaacatgagacacagtgatggtgggttgtgtttaggagtagtattaacatgagacacagtgattgTGGGTTGtttttaggagtagtattaacatgagacacagtgatggtgggttgtgtttaggagtagtattaacatgagacacagtgatggtgggttgtgtttaggagtagtattaacatgagacacagtgatggtgggttgtttttaggagtagtattaacatgagacacagtgatggtgggttgtgtttaggagtagtattaaatcaaatcaaataaaattttatttgtcacatgcactgaatacaacaggtgtagaccttacagtgaaatgcttacttaaaagcccttaatAAAATCAACAACGCAGTTTTAATGAAATACCCTCCAAAAAGCAAGAGATACGAATAACaaataatcgaacccacaaatactgatgctccagatactcaactagtctaaagaaggtgtggtggttaatttctttactatcaaataaGGAGACAGACTTATCACACCAGTccgagttatacttaaactacatatttaataataagagctttgcaatagcaatGACTTTCAACGATTCACCATTTCTCATGAACCGTTGAGTGACAACACAATGGCTACTGAGATCTttaatagcaaagatccaccccctagTCGACATAACAAACCACAGATATTAGGAACAGTTCACAAAGTGAGACTTCATaatgagaaaggagtatcccGTAGCCAGATAGCATTCACTATAAATGATCGTTCAGTTTGGCCCCTAAGACGAGGTTCTATTCTCGTTCCTGGTACTTTATAGCACAAAAACACcaactcatccaatggcataactcaattgtcaactctagatactcccatctcaagtaaaaCCCTTTCTTGACAccactcctggacaagctcactgaggggagtgagcctctaggtcatatacTATCCCAGGATAAGTGCAACATCAGAGaggacatacaatggttccagacactgccatacacCTCCCCCAATGCCAAAGGAGGGAGTGACTTGCGACTTGCGCATATGTGAAAGAcaaccctgacctctcccctctctgggccccaagtgactgagccccagctgaAGGAAGAAGTGCAACAAGTATAtcacataagcatattatgcagataagacatcttaattatctatgttacccaactaattctgattcatctgccacaaaggccagttttattgcttctttaatcagacaacagttttcagctgtgctaacatatttgcaaaaggattttctaatgatcaaatagccttttaaaatgataaactcggattagctaacacaacgtgccactggaacacaggaatgatggttgctgataatacgAATAAcgaacatgcggtctctccttcactgcagtcgaagtgagtaagacatttaaacgtgttaaccctcgcaaggctgcaggcccagacggcatcccaagccgcgccctcagagcatgcgcagaccagctggccggtgtgtttacggacatattcaatcaatccctataccaatctgctgttcccacatgcttcaagagggccaccattgttcctgttcccaagaaagctaaggtaactgagctaaacgactaccgccccgtagcactcacatccgtcatcatgaagtgctttgagagactagtcaaggaccatatcacctccaccctacctgacaccctagactcactccaatttgcttaccgcccaaataggtccacagacgatgcaatctcaaccacactgcacactgccctaacccatctggacaagaggaatacctatgtgagaatgctgttcatcgactacagctcggcattcaacaccatagtaccctccaagctcgtcatcaagctcgagaccctgggtctcgaccccaccctgtgcaacttggtactggacttcctgacgggccgcccccaggtggtgagggtaggcaacaacatctcctccccgctgatcctcaacactggggccccacaagggtgcgttctgagccctctcctgtactccctgttcacccacgactgcgtggccacgcacgcctccaactcaatcatcaagtttgcggacgacacaacagtggtaggcttgattaccaacaacgacgagacggcctacagggaggaggtgagggccctcggagtgtggtgtcaggaaaataacctcacactcaacgtcaacaaaactaaggagatgattgtggacttcaggaaacagcagagggaacaccccctatccacatcgatggaacagtagtggagagggtagcaagttttaagttcctcggcatacacatcacagacaaactgaattggtccactcacacagacagcatcgtgaggaaggcgcagcagcgcctcttcaacctcaggaggctgaagaaattcggcttgtcaccaaaagcactcacaaacttctacagatgcacaatcgagagcatcctggcgggctgtatcaccgcctggtatggcaactgcaccgccctcaaccgtaaggctctccagagggtagtgaggtctgcacaacgcatcaccgggggtaaactacctgccctccaggacacctacaccacccgatgctacaggaaggccataaagatcatcaaggacatcaaccacccgagccactgcctgttcaccccactgtcatccagaaggcgaggtcagtacaggtgcatcaaagctgggaccgagaggctgaaaaacagcttctatctcaaggccatcagactgttaaacagccaccactaacattgagtggctgctgccaacacactgtcaatgacactgactctactccagccactttaatcatgggaattgatgggaaatgatgtaaatatatcactagccactttaaacaatgctaccttatataatgttacttaccctacattattcatctcatatgcatacgtagatactgtactctatatcatcgactgcatccttatgtaatacatgtatcactagccactttaactatgccacttggtttacatactcatctcatatgtatatactgtactcgatatcatctactgtatcttgcctatgctgctctgtaccatcactcattcatatatccttatgtacatattctttatccccttacactgtgtataagacagtagttttttggaattgttagttagattacttgttcgtcattactgcattatcggaactagaagcacaagcatttcgctacactcgcattaacatctgctaaccatgtgtatgtgacaaataaaatttgatttgattttgatactaaataaataaaaaacaaaggaaataaaggtcagaacgtgacagtcacatacatttaaactcagttttgaacaattcctgacatttaatgctagtaaaaattccctgttctaggtcagttaggatcaccactttattttatgattgtgaattgtcagaataatagtagagataattatttatttcagctttgatttctttcatcacattcccagtgggtcagaagtttacatacagtcaattagtatttggtagcattgcctttaaattgttttaacttgggtcaaacgtagccttccacaagcttcccacaataagttggatgaattttggcccattcctcctgacagagctggtgtaaccatgtcaggtgtgtaggcctccttgctcacgcatgctttttcagttctgcctacaaactttctataggattgaggtcagggctttgtgatggccactccaattccttgactttgttgtccttaagccattttgccacaactttggaagtatgcttggggtcattgtccatttggaaaacccatttgcgaccaagctttaacttcctgactgatgtcttgagatgttgcttcaatatatccacataattttcctgcatcttgatgccatctgttttgtgaagtgcaccagtcgcttttgcaacaaagcaccaccacaacatgatgctggcaccccgtgcttcacagttgggatggtcttcttcgggttgcaagcctcccctttcctctaaacataagatggtcattatggccaaaccgttcTGAGAgctatgatggctgcgtggtcgcatggtgtttatacttgcgtactattgattgtacagatgaacgtggtaccttcaggcgtttggaaattgctcccaatgatgaaccagacttgtggaggtctacaatatttttctgaggtcttggctgatttctttagattttcccaagatgtcaaccaaagaggcaccgagtttgaaggtaggccttgaaatacttccacatgtacacctccaattgactcaaatgatgttaattatcctatcagaagcttctaaagccattacataattttctggaatttccaagttgtttaaaggcacagtcaacttagtgtatgtaaacttctgacccactggaattgtgattcagtgaattataagtgaaataatctgcctctcacacaattattggaaaaatcacttgtgtcatgcacaaagtagatgtcctaaccgacttgccaaaaatatagtttgttaacaagaaatttgtggagtggttgaaaacgagttttgattatgactccaacctaagtgtatgtaaacttccaacttcaactgtagataactTTAATTACCTTATTAAGGGCAGTAATACGGGCTTAGTAGTGGTATGTAACAGAAAAATAACAAATCTTGTATTTCACATCTGAGgacatagagttgaagtcggaagtttacatacgcttaggttggaCACCCCGAAGAAGTTcaaacttttcaccttctccacgactgtcctgtcgatgtggatgggggcgggggtgctccctctgctgtttcctgaagtctacgatcatctcctttgttttgttgatgttgagtgagaagttattttcctgacaccacactccggggccctcacctcctccctgtaggccatctcgtcgttgttggtcatcaagcctaccactgtggtctgcaaacttgatgatggagttggaaccGTGCATGGcacgcagtcataggtgaacagggagtacaggagagggctgagaaggcacccttgtagggccccagtgttgaggaccagCTGGTTGGAGATATTGTTTCCTATCTTCAcccctgggggcagcccgtcagaaagtccaggacccagttgcataggggaCCCAGGGTCTTAACgacgagtttggagggcactgagctgtagtcaatgaagtgTAGTCATGTTTCCGTTCTTAcgtaggtattcttcttgtccaaatgggatagggcagtgtgcagtgtgttggcgattgcatcatcagtggacctattggggtggtaagcaaattggagtaggtctaggtcTATCACCAAGTCAGGTGATATGAgacttgactagtctctcaaagcacttcatgatgacagaagtgagcgcaacggggcgatagtcatttatttcagttaccttagcttttttgggaacaggaataatggtggccctcttgaagcatgtggggagagcagactgggatagggattgattgaatatgtccgtaaacacaccagccagctggtctgcgcatgctctgaggacacggccagggatgccttctgggccggcagccttgtgagggttaacctgtttaaatgctttactcatgtcagccatggagaaggagagcccacagtctatggtagcgggccatgtcagtggcactgtattgtcctcaaagcgagcaaagaagttgtttaatttgtctgggagtcAGACATTGGTGTCTACGACGGGGCTGATTTTCTttctgtaatccgtgattgactgtagaccctgccacatacgtctcgtgtttgagccgttgaattgtgactctactttgtccctataccgacgctttacttgtttgattgccttgcggagggaatagctgcactgtttgtattcggtcatgtttccagtcgccttgccatggttaaaagcggtggttcgcactttcagtgtTCAATTCtgtcatcaatccacggtttctggttaggaaacgttttaatagtcacagtgggtacaacatctctgatgcacttgctaataaactcgctcaccaagtcagcgtatacatcaatgttattgtctgatgctatccggaacatatcccagtccacgtgatcgaagcaatcttgaagggtggaatccgattggtcagaccaacgttGAATAGACCTGAGTATGGGAGTTTCCGATttcagtttctgtctataggctgggagaaACAAAatagagtcatggtcagatttgccgaaggcagGGCGGGCGAGGGTTTTGTATGCATTGTatgcagaagttagagtagcagtgaccCAGAATGCTACCAGCTCGAGTCACGCAGTCGATATGCTGGTAAAATTTAGGAAGGCTTGTTAAcaggttagctttgttaaaatccccagctacaataaatgcagccttggGATGTATGATTTCCAGTTTGATGTTCTTTCAGGGCCGacgaggtatctgcttgggggatatacacggctgtgactataatctaagataattctcttggaagataatgcTGTCggaatttgattgtaaggaattctaggtcaggtgaacagaaggacttgagttcctgcatgttgttatgattacaccacaaGTATTTAATCATAAGGCACAcaccccctcccttcttcttaccagagagatgtttatttctgtcgcGTGATGCATGAAGAAACCGGGTTGCTGTTCCGACTCTGACAACGTATCCatagtgagccatgtttccgttaAACAGAGAATGATACAATCTCTGATATCTCTCTGAAGGCAACTCGTGCCCAAATCTagtccaccttgttgtctagagattggacattggcgagtaatatgctcggaagcggtggatggtgtgctcgccttctgcgtctgaccagtaggccgctccatctgcctctcctgcggcgacctcgttgttttgggtcagcctctggaataagaTCTGATGTCAGGGTGGAGTTCCGAACAagggatccgcttcgggaaagacaTATTCCTGGTCGAAATGTTGGGAAGTTGACGtcgcttttatatccaatagttcttcccggctgtatctaataacacttgagattttctgggctaacaatgtaagaaataatacattaaaaaaacaaagaaCTGCATCGTTTTctaaggacctgaagcgaggtgaccatctctgtcggcgccatcttgtgtCGCCGCTTGGCAtagctcatggtgatcttaggtttgtgtacggctgctcggccatgggaacccatttcatgaagctcccgacgaacagttattgtgttgaaGTTACTTCTAAAGGCAGTTTGGAGcttgatagtgagtgttgcacccCAGAACAGACGATTTTAAAGTGCtaagcgcttcagcactcggcggtcctgttctgtgagcttgactTGTGTTGCCTACCAATTTGCGGCcgagccgctgttgctcctagatgtttccacttcacaataacagcacttacagttgaacggggctgctctagcagggcaaaaatttgacgaactgacttcttggaaaggtggcatcctatgacggtgacacgttgaaagtcactgagctcttcagaaaggccattttactgccaatatTTGACTATgaggattgcatggctgtgtgctcaattttatacacctgccagAAACGGGTGCGGCTGTAATAGCtggatccactaatttgaaagggtgtccacatacttttgaatatatTGTGTATTTAGGAGGATATTCATTATTTGTTTCCTTTAACTCCAGATGTTGTGTTGGAGATGGATCCTACATctgtgtcagagagggagaatgtgACACTGACATGTAGAACCAACTGTACACTGGACCCCATCACAGTCCACAGTTGGTTTAAGAATGGACAGCCTATACcaaacagcaacacctcctctCCTATCTATATCCTATTCTCAGTCAGCAGTGAGGATACAGGCAGATTATCCTGTGCTGTAGAAGGACATGAGTATCTCCCCTCTGCTGAAGAGACTCTCACTGTCAGATGTAAGTACATGGGGTTCAAATCATTAGCTTGGTATATTaacattgtaattattttgtaTCTATCTCCAGTTGTATTCTGTATTAAGTAACATCATGTTGGAACCTCAGAGCATGTGCTTTTAATTTTTCTCAATGTAATTATTTTAATCTGTCTTGTAAAATGCACCGATGTACTTTATTTGCTAAATCTAATGTCTTCAGAAAGCCAAGATAATATATACTCTAACCAAGATGTTAATGTCTTTTTAATGGTCCTTTACCAGATGGCCCAAAGGACACCtcagtgtcagtcagtccctctggtgAAATAGTGGAGGGCAGTTCAGTGAATCTGACCTGCAGCAGTGATGCCAACCCACCTGTGGAAAACTACACCTGGTACAAGAGGAATGTAACCTCACCAAAAGCATCAGGACAGAGTTACACCATCCATAATGTCAGctctgaggacagagagggatacTACTGTGAGGCTCTGAACATTATAGGGAGAGAGACTATCCCTGTCCATATTAATGTTATATGTAAGTATGACACATTCTGTCCATTTTTGGTGCTCTGTAATTTTACAGATTTCATTCTGACATCATGCATTTATAAACTCATGACCCTGCAGCAGTGTTTTCCTGGGTTcctgtggtgggggtgggggctgTCCTGACTGCTGGAGCTCTTCTTGTCACCATCTACTGCTATATGAAGAGGTGAGCCATCCATTTACATATACTGTATTAGTAACATATCAACCTCCACTAGAGTTCAGTAGAGAGCAGAACTCACTCTGTCCCTCATTACAGGAGATCCACAGGAGGAAGTGATGCCACAGCAGACACACTGGTAATAATGTCAACAACAGAAGTTATTTTAATCCTAATAACATAGACAGTAAGAACATTAATTTACATAAAAATGTAGAGGGAGTGGTTCGTAAAGTGCTAATTCAGAGTGTCTTCTTTCAGATTCAGGGACTCCCCTGTGACAAAGCCACTCAGATAGATGCTGAGCCCCCGATTATGAGAACTGGAGCGAACCACCAAAGAACCTGGAAAGTGACACAGCCCCTCAGATAGATGCTGAGCCCTCCGATTATGAGAACTGGAGCGAACCACCAAAGAACCTGGAAAGTGACACAGCCCCTCAGATAGATGCTGAGCCCTCCGATTATGAGAACTGGAGCGAACCACCACAGAACCTGGACTGAAGAGAACCACCACAGAACCTGGATTGAAGAGAACCACCACAGAACCTGGACTGAAGAGAACCACAACAGAACCTGGACTGAagagaaccaccacagaacatgACTGAAGAGAACCACCGTAGAAACTGGACTGAAGAGAACCACCACAGAACCTGGACTGAAGAGCAACAGCATCAAACCAAAGCTAGACCTCACAATGCTATTCTCTTACTATCATTATGCTTTCTTATCTATTAGGTTTTCCAGACAATGACCTTTAACTTTTGAGTGAATGCTGGAATTTAGATTGTTATCCTAATGATAAATACCGAATGTATATAGATGATAAAAACAGTTTGTATATAGATGATAAATGGGATAGATTATGCTTCTGCTATTTTTCTATAAGATTTTGCCTTTTCCAGATTTGATTACATTTCATGTAGAAATATGTTGAACTATTCACTAGCTCTGCTCCTTCAGGTGTTTAGTAAGCCCACCGCATGATAGATAATGCTAGTATCAACATGCCATCCAACACAGCAGAAACTATAGTAAGCCCACCGcatgctaggtaatgctagtatcaacatgccatccaacacagcagaaactatagtaagaccaccacatgctaggtaatgctagtaTCAACATGCCATCCAACACAGCAGAAACTATAGTAAGCCCACCGcatgctaggta containing:
- the LOC121844080 gene encoding B-cell receptor CD22-like, with translation MDPTSVSERENVTLTCRTNCTLDPITVHSWFKNGQPIPNSNTSSPIYILFSVSSEDTGRLSCAVEGHEYLPSAEETLTVRYGPKDTSVSVSPSGEIVEGSSVNLTCSSDANPPVENYTWYKRNVTSPKASGQSYTIHNVSSEDREGYYCEALNIIGRETIPVHINVISVFSWVPVVGVGAVLTAGALLVTIYCYMKRRSTGGSDATADTLIQGLPCDKATQIDAEPPIMRTGANHQRTWKVTQPLR